A region of the Myxococcaceae bacterium JPH2 genome:
AGGCGGCCCGAGCAGGCCACGCGGATGCCCTTGGCGCCGAACTTCATCGCCGTCTGCAGCGCCTTCTTCATGGCGCGGCGGAAGGCAATGCGACGCTCGAGCTGAGTGGCGATGTTCTCGGCCACGAGCTGCGCGTCCGTCTCGGCCTTGCGGACCTCGACGATGTTGAGGAAGACCTCGTTCTTCGTGAACTGCTGGAGGTCCTTCTTCACGGTCTCGATGCCCGCGCCCCGCTTGCCGATGACGATGCCCGGCCGAGCGGTGTGCACGTTCACCTTCACCTTGTTGGCCGCGCGCTCGATCTCCACCTTGGAGACACCCGCGTGGTTCAGCGACTTCTTCACGAACTCGCGGATGCGGATGTCTTCATGCAGCCACTGCGCGTAGTTCTTGTGCTCGAACCACTTGGAGTCCCAGGTCTTGATGACTCCGAGGCGGAACCCAATCGGATGAACTTTCTGTCCCAACGTGAATCTCCTTGAAGCGTCCGGGCGCGGCCCGAAAGGTTCCTACTTCTTGGCCTCGGCCAGCACCACATGGACGTGGGCGGACTTCTTCTTGATGGGCGTGGCGCGACCCATGGCGCGCGGCATGAACCGGCGCTGGGTGGGGCCCTGGTCCACGGAGATGGTCTTGACGTAGAGGGTGTCCACGTCCACCTGCCCCTTGGACTTGTCCGTGGCGTTCGCCACCGCGCTCTTGATGAGCTTCTCCACCGGGCGCGCCGCGGCGCGCTTGGTGAACTTCAGGATGCTCAGGGCAGCCTCAACAGGCTTGCCCCGGATGAGCTCCGCGACAGTGGAAATCTTGCGGGGGCTCATGCGCACGTTGCGCAGATGTGCAGTCGACTCCATGGTCATCTCCTCAGGCTCTCAGGCTGGTAGCGGGTTACTTGCCCGGGGCCTTGGCGACCTTCTTCTCGGCCGAGTGGCCGCCGAAGGTGCGCGTAGGGGCGAACTCGCCAAGCTTGT
Encoded here:
- the rplV gene encoding 50S ribosomal protein L22, with protein sequence MESTAHLRNVRMSPRKISTVAELIRGKPVEAALSILKFTKRAAARPVEKLIKSAVANATDKSKGQVDVDTLYVKTISVDQGPTQRRFMPRAMGRATPIKKKSAHVHVVLAEAKK
- the rpsC gene encoding 30S ribosomal protein S3: MGQKVHPIGFRLGVIKTWDSKWFEHKNYAQWLHEDIRIREFVKKSLNHAGVSKVEIERAANKVKVNVHTARPGIVIGKRGAGIETVKKDLQQFTKNEVFLNIVEVRKAETDAQLVAENIATQLERRIAFRRAMKKALQTAMKFGAKGIRVACSGRLGGAEMARYEWYREGRVPLHTLRADIDYGFAEAKTTYGKIGCKVWICKGEVLPGKGGQAPMPTNR